One Drosophila kikkawai strain 14028-0561.14 chromosome 3L, DkikHiC1v2, whole genome shotgun sequence genomic window carries:
- the CRIF gene encoding large ribosomal subunit protein mL64 gives MNLCKINGVTRLPVLRSCMQFSSAANTEVQPYEEDEGQENTSYSQPVDKSGLQPQHKNVLLGKSPYQEAHSWIHLTEKYQRQAFGRYGAKSNVNPKICFNSRGETAQTEVMQLETLLKMLEKSRSQKAEELEKINAREDDIAKKMEKLKQWKADLHAKIAKREADAAAAIKRKERLVEEVRRHFGFKVDTRDERFKEMLEQKEKEDKRKQKEAKRKAKEEKMMAKLVEKTSSS, from the coding sequence ATGaatttatgcaaaataaaCGGAGTAACAAGACTTCCAGTCCTGCGGTCATGCATGCAATTCTCCAGCGCGGCTAATACGGAAGTGCAGCCATACGAGGAAGACGAGGGACAAGAGAACACGTCTTACTCGCAGCCGGTGGACAAATCCGGCCTGCAGCCACAACACAAAAATGTGCTCCTTGGCAAGTCTCCCTACCAGGAGGCGCACTCCTGGATACATTTGACCGAGAAGTATCAAAGACAGGCTTTTGGGCGGTACGGCGCCAAGAGCAACGTTAACCCAAAGATCTGTTTTAACTCCCGTGGAGAGACAGCCCAAACTGAAGTTATGCAACTGGAAACCCTGCtgaaaatgctggaaaaaaGCCGCTCGCAAAAGGCCGAAGAGCTGGAAAAGATCAATGCCCGCGAAGACGACATAGCAAAGAAGATGGAGAAGTTGAAGCAGTGGAAGGCGGATTTGCACGCGAAAATCGCTAAGCGAGAGGCTGATGCAGCTGCGGCGATTAAACGCAAAGAACGTTTGGTGGAGGAGGTTCGCAGGCACTTTGGATTCAAAGTGGACACCCGTGACGAACGATTTAAGGAGATGCTCGAacagaaggagaaggaggacaAGCGGAAACAGAAGGAAGCCAAACGCAAGGCAAAAGAGGAAAAGATGATGGCCAAACTGGTGGAGAAGACATCATCATCCTAA
- the SMC5 gene encoding structural maintenance of chromosomes protein 5 has product MAGHGSLSPKKLMGRIHSVYCKDFVSYSEITFYPKHYLNVLTGPNGTGKSTIVSAIILGLGGEPQLLDRSSSVSDYIQSNKSSAKIIIRVYGRVANSTETFGRIINSNGSSVFSVNNKDTTKKNFLSAVSAYNIQVNNLCQFLPQDRVQDFSKMNPQELLLNTMSSVCDSELTDNFSLLKQMRAKQTIVHTDREKEKNDLAKKQKRLEQLQATVAQYKEREEVKQKLEVFSAKKLWIEVQAGEEKAAQIKTNVKKAKTHSDKMKEQYNLQTQAQEQIQKKKIAFREACLEKTRLLDKAVSEKNGIISQLDGLKQKIRENQCLLEQNIQKSLRNATEAERVQQLVDNKNEELEDFNRNKSHIVSELEKVKQSVSSARAKAMDEYNKRKRLEQQLNDEKIPEITAYKHKIDRLQNVKLQKIEELRVKNPNLVRAMSWVSQNKERYKLNVYDPMILELTMQNTDDAKYLENVVKQRDLFAFACEDKDDMSDLINELCVKQKLGVNIIYCPPADRCLYTPSIPKSELRPMGFHAYLVDLVTGPIPLINKLCASYSIHNIPIGTDAVGNHTSSIPKVIRVYFGGNKRFVVTASRYRADSILTESIIRGKNQLIAVDSQQLAQVQKQYSVAMRESNNIRNAINTTDNEFARFQALARDEQEKEKKLKQKISHFDNLKSEVENLQRKLDSLQTTAALDALKTIFFNGLKVDRSKIIEAETKLIKRVEALKILDIEKKLTQTKASIYNAQHESESDALKELELLSKTATRDFEQLLQTLEVQMNDIGRRKSEIQRLCNGELPSSSRFPFKKEFKGIESMDLQQMREAIHDFQARLECMKSINSETLGSYQELQNEVKMMEDNIQRSVDEAKTIESEMSQLYNRWEPKLTSLVETISTKFSEFMESIEYVGEVVLSKSDKYDFDSYGIQIMVQFRRGAQLQPLDKFIQSGGERAVSIATYSLSLQHVTQVPFRCVDEINQGMDAKNERNIFDLLLKEATKHGSAQYLFVTPKLLRDLNYNEHLCVSVVHNSKTVSVGTKFPKI; this is encoded by the exons ATGGCGGGACACGGTTCCTTAAGTCCCAAGAAGCTGATGGGGCGCATACATTCCGTGTACTGTAAAGATTTCGT CTCTTACAGCGAGATCACCTTCTACCCGAAGCATTACCTTAACGTGCTAACTGGTCCCAATGGCACTGGCAAGTCCACTATTGTCTCCGCCATTATTTTGGGCCTGGGCGGAGAACCGCAACTTCTGGATCGTTCATCCAGCGTTTCCGACTACATTCAGAGCAACAAGAGTTCGGCCAAAATAATTATCCGGGTTTACGGGCGGGTGGCCAATAGCACGGAGACTTTCGGCCGCATCATCAACTCGAATGGCTCCTCCGTTTTCTCCGTCAACAACAAGGACACCACCAAGAAGAATTTTCTGTCTGCCGTATCAGCCTATAACATACAAGTCAATAATTTGTGCCAGTTCCTCCCACAAGACCGAGTTCAG GACTTTTCCAAGATGAATCCGCAGGAACTACTGCTCAATACAATGTCGTCCGTGTGTGACAGTGAGCTGACCGACAACTTTAGTCTCCTGAAACAAATGCGCGCAAAGCAGACTATTGTACACACTGACCGCGAAAAGGAGAAGAACGATCTTGCTAAAAAGCAAAAACGTTTAGAACA GTTGCAAGCTACTGTGGCCCAGTACAAGGAACGAGAGGAAGTTAAGCAAAAGCTGGAAGTATTCAGCGCCAAGAAATTGTGGATTGAAGTGCAGGCTGGTGAAGAAAAGGCCGCGCAAATAAAGACAAATGTTAAAAAGGCTAAAACTCATAGCGACAAAATGAAGGAACAATACAACTTACAGACGCAGGCTCAAGAACAAATACAGAAGAAAAAGATAGCGTTTAGAGAAGCTTGCTTGGAAAAG ACTCGTTTACTGGACAAAGCTGTGTCTGAGAAAAATGGCATAATAAGCCAGCTGGATGGATTAAAGCAAAAAATTCGAGAAAACCAATGTCTTCTGGAA cAAAACATACAAAAGTCATTGAGGAACGCCACAGAAGCAGAGAGAGTCCAGCAGTTGGTGGACAATAAAAATGAGGAATTGGAAGactttaatagaaataaatcgCACATTGTGTCAGAGCTGGAAAAGGTAAAGCAGTCGGTCTCCTCGGCTCGAGCCAAAGCAATGGATGAGTACAATAAGCGAAAACGGCTTGAGCAACAACTAAATGATGAAAAGATTCCTGAAATCACAGCATATAAGCATAAAATCGATCGATTACAAAATGTGAAACTGCAAAAAATTGAA gaGCTCAGAgtaaaaaatccaaatttGGTTAGAGCTATGAGTTGGGTATCCCAGAATAAAGAAAGATATAAATTAAACGTTTATGATCCCATGATACTCGAG ctTACAATGCAAAACACTGATGACGCCAAATACCTAGAAAACGTTGTTAAACAGCGGGACTTATTCGCTTTTGCGTGTGAGGATAAGGACGATATGTCCGATTTGATCAACGAACTGTGCGTCAAGCAGAAGTTGggagtaaatattatttattgtccGCCGGCCGATAGGTGCTTGTATACTCCAAGTATTCCCAAGAGTGAGCTGCG ACCTATGGGTTTTCATGCGTATCTCGTCGACCTTGTGACCGGGCCGATACCATTAATAAACAAGTTGTGCGCTTCGTATTCAATACATAATATCCCGATCGGTACAGATGCTGTTGGTAATCACACCTCATCTATTCCAAAAGTTATTCGAGTTTATTTTGGCG gTAACAAGAGGTTTGTAGTGACTGCTTCGCGCTATCGCGCCGATTCAATATTAACGGAAAGCATTATCCGTGGAAAAAATCAACTGATCGCTGTGGACTCACAGCAACTGGCACAGGTGCAGAAGCAGTATTCTGTCGCAATGCGAGAAAGTAATAACATTAGGAACGCCATAAACACGACAGATAACGAGTTCGCTCGTTTCCAAGCCCTGGCAAGGGACGAACaggaaaaggagaaaaaacTCAAGCAGAAAATTTCACATTTTGATAATCTCAAAAGCGAAGTTGAAAATCTACAGAGAAAGCTGGATAGTCTGCAAACAACTGCTG CTTTGGATGCACTCAaaacgattttttttaatggtttaAAAGTTGATCGGAGTAAGATAATAGAAGCCGAGACAAAACTGATCAAACGGGTAGAAGCATTAAAGATTCTAGACATCGAAAAAAAACTTACCCAAACTAAGGCGTCCATTTACAATGCCCAACATGAAAGTGAAAGCGACGCCTTGAAGGAGCTCGAGCTTCTGAGTAAAACGGCAACC AGAGACTTTGAGCAATTGCTTCAAACCTTGGAGGTCCAAATGAACGACATCGGTAGACGAAAGAGTGAAATCCAGCGGCTGTGCAATGGAGAACTTCCATCCAGCTCAAGATTCCCATTTAAGAAGGAATTTAAAGGCATAGAGAGCATGGATTTGCAACAAATGCGTGAAGCTATACACGACTTTCAGGCCAGATTGGAGTGCATGAAAAGCATAAACTCAGAG ACCCTCGGTAGTTATCAGGAACTGCAGAATGAAGTTAAAATGATGGAAGACAACATTCAAAGGTCTGTGGATGAAGCAAAAACAATCGAATCGGAAATGTCCCAGTTGTATAACCGATGGGAACCCAAATTAACCAGTTTGGTGGAAACGATAAGTACAAAGTTCAGCGAATTCATGGAATCAATCGAGTACGTCGGAGAAGTTGTCCTTTCTAAGTCCGATAAA TATGACTTTGATTCATACGGTATCCAGATAATGGTCCAGTTTAGAAGAGGTGCTCAACTACAGCCCTTGGACAAGTTTATTCAATCGGGCGGCGAACGAGCAGTATCAATTGCAACCTACTCGCTATCGTTGCAGCATGTAACTCAAGTGCCATTCAG ATGCGTTGATGAAATAAACCAGGGTATGGACGctaaaaatgaaagaaacatATTCGATCTGCTTCTGAAAGAAGCCACCAAACATGGCTCGGCCCAGTATTTGTTCGTGACTCCGAAG CTGCTCCGAGACCTCAATTACAACGAACATTTGTGTGTTTCAGTTGTTCACAATTCAAAAACAGTTTCCGTTGGCACAAAATTTCCGAAGATCTAA
- the EMC10 gene encoding ER membrane protein complex subunit 10 has protein sequence MKMNLKMELVLLALFSAVAGSWAFLEHDSWITVELKHSLASDGFSFRGNVTIPSLNSGLANVAQPALTEVELDILKTLARQNEFYRLKATVVYSNGAKAQFLTSNKACRLLQAQLNDVLWISLDPSGFVTGITVSEDAAPGNAECTQEDLDKLAESQFSTDVLIRHAELAPVPDTAGFIQKVEREREARERGEVRDNRGFFAKYWMYIVPVVLLVLVSGATNQDGAK, from the exons ATGAAAATGAACTTAAAAATGGAATTGGTGCTATTGGCCTTGTTTAGTGCTGTGGCTGGCAGCTGG GCATTCTTGGAACATGACAGTTGGATTACGGTGGAGCTGAAGCACTCGCTTGCTTCCGATGGCTTCTCCTTCCGTGGAAATGTGACTATTCCAAGCCTAAACTCTGGATTGGCAAATGTGGCCCAGCCGGCTTTAACCGAGGTTGAGCTGGACATTCTTAAG ACCCTCGCCAGGCAAAATGAATTCTACCGTCTGAAGGCCACGGTAGTGTACTCAAACGGTGCCAAGGCGCAGTTCCTTACATCCAACAAGGCGTGTAGGTTGCTGCAAGCACAATTGAACGACGTGCTTTGGATCTCGCTCGATCCCTCTGGATTCGTCACCGGGATAACTGTCTCAGAGGACGCAGCCCCAGGCAACGCTGAGTGCACCCAGGAGGATTTAGACAAGCTAGCGGAATCGCAGTTCAGCACAGACGTCCTGATCCGCCACGCGGAGTTGGCTCCAGTGCCAGATACGGCGGGCTTTATTCAGAAAGTTGAGCGCGAGCGAGAGGCTAGAGAGCGAGGAGAAGTTCGCGACAACCGAGGATTCTTTGCCAAATAT TGGATGTACATCGTTCCGGTGGTGCTGTTGGTCCTGGTTTCGGGAGCCACAAACCAGGACGGTGCAAAATAG